One genomic window of Pseudokineococcus lusitanus includes the following:
- the deoC gene encoding deoxyribose-phosphate aldolase: protein MTSGTQDAAATAGQGGRAEIAALVDHTLLKPEATTADVEALVAEARSLGVLAICVSPSFLPLQGTGDLVVATVCGFPSGKHASEVKAAEAARAVADGAQEVDMVVDVGALREGREDDVRADVAAVRAAVPAPLVLKVILETAALTDEEVVAGCRAAEAAGADYVKTSTGFHPAGGATEHAVALMARTVGGRLGVKASGGIRTAAQATAMVAAGATRLGLSGSRAVLDGLPAGDAASGGVRA, encoded by the coding sequence ATGACCTCAGGGACGCAGGACGCCGCCGCGACGGCGGGGCAGGGGGGCCGCGCGGAGATCGCGGCGCTCGTCGACCACACCCTCCTCAAGCCGGAGGCGACGACGGCGGACGTCGAGGCGCTCGTCGCGGAGGCCCGCTCGCTCGGCGTCCTCGCGATCTGCGTGTCGCCGTCCTTCCTGCCGCTGCAGGGCACGGGCGACCTCGTCGTCGCGACGGTCTGCGGCTTCCCCTCCGGCAAGCACGCGAGCGAGGTCAAGGCGGCCGAGGCCGCCCGCGCCGTCGCCGACGGGGCGCAGGAGGTCGACATGGTCGTCGACGTCGGCGCCCTCCGCGAGGGCCGCGAGGACGACGTCCGGGCCGACGTCGCCGCCGTGCGCGCCGCGGTCCCGGCGCCGCTCGTCCTCAAGGTCATCCTCGAGACGGCCGCCCTCACGGACGAGGAGGTCGTCGCCGGCTGCCGCGCCGCCGAGGCCGCCGGCGCTGACTACGTCAAGACCTCGACGGGCTTCCACCCGGCCGGCGGGGCCACCGAGCACGCCGTCGCCCTCATGGCGCGGACCGTCGGCGGGCGCCTCGGCGTCAAGGCCAGCGGCGGAATCCGCACCGCGGCGCAGGCCACGGCGATGGTCGCCGCGGGCGCCACGCGCCTGGGTCTGTCCGGCAGCCGCGCCGTCCTCGACGGCCTCCCCGCGGGCGACGCCGCGTCTGGTGGGGTGCGGGCATGA
- a CDS encoding four-helix bundle copper-binding protein — protein MTVAARLAAHPAPAPHADLLAAAVETALDCSQACTACADACLSEADVEDMRRCVSTDLTCADVCAATARVLSRQSTPLEDVARALLVACVAACSACGDECAQHAGHHEHCRLCAEACRRCADACRALLEVLA, from the coding sequence GTGACCGTCGCCGCCCGCCTCGCCGCCCACCCCGCGCCCGCACCGCACGCCGACCTCCTCGCCGCGGCGGTCGAGACCGCGCTCGACTGCTCCCAGGCCTGCACCGCCTGCGCCGACGCCTGCCTGTCCGAGGCCGACGTCGAGGACATGCGCCGGTGCGTGAGCACCGACCTCACGTGCGCCGACGTGTGCGCCGCCACGGCCCGCGTCCTGTCGCGGCAGAGCACGCCGCTCGAGGACGTCGCCCGCGCCCTCCTCGTGGCGTGCGTCGCCGCCTGCTCCGCCTGCGGCGACGAGTGCGCGCAGCACGCCGGCCACCACGAGCACTGCCGCCTGTGCGCCGAGGCCTGCCGCCGGTGCGCCGACGCGTGCCGGGCGCTGCTCGAGGTGCTCGCCTGA
- a CDS encoding monooxygenase encodes MAARSAVDPAPQDPPVPALVTVDVWGVPPRAVPAALGRMAVDRRGLRSCGARFTRLLGTGSGQTFSARDADLGHWALLATWDSPADAAYAEHQATWRGWGRLADERLRLELRPVASRGRWGGVEPFGRPAPRRPPAGTPVVSLTRARVRPRSWLTFARAVPPVSHDLQQVDGLRAALGIGEAPVGHQATLSVWRDSTALTAFAHGRAPHREVVERTPREGWYAEELFARFLLERSTGTLHGREV; translated from the coding sequence ATGGCCGCCCGCAGTGCCGTCGACCCCGCCCCCCAGGACCCGCCCGTCCCCGCCCTCGTGACGGTCGACGTGTGGGGGGTCCCGCCGCGCGCCGTGCCCGCGGCGCTGGGACGGATGGCGGTCGACCGCCGGGGCCTGCGGTCCTGCGGCGCGCGCTTCACGCGGCTGCTCGGCACCGGGTCGGGGCAGACCTTCTCCGCGCGCGACGCCGACCTCGGCCACTGGGCCCTGCTGGCCACGTGGGACTCCCCCGCCGACGCCGCGTACGCCGAGCACCAGGCCACCTGGCGCGGCTGGGGGCGCCTCGCCGACGAGCGGCTCCGCCTCGAGCTGCGCCCCGTCGCCAGCCGTGGGCGGTGGGGCGGCGTCGAGCCCTTCGGCCGGCCCGCACCGCGCCGTCCCCCCGCCGGGACGCCCGTCGTCAGCCTCACGCGCGCCCGCGTCCGCCCGCGCTCCTGGCTCACGTTCGCGCGCGCCGTCCCGCCCGTCAGCCACGACCTCCAGCAGGTCGACGGCCTCCGCGCCGCCCTCGGCATCGGCGAGGCGCCGGTGGGCCACCAGGCCACCCTGTCGGTCTGGCGGGACAGCACCGCGCTCACCGCCTTCGCCCACGGGCGGGCCCCGCACCGCGAGGTCGTCGAGCGCACCCCGCGCGAGGGCTGGTACGCCGAGGAGCTCTTCGCCCGCTTCCTCCTCGAGCGGTCGACGGGCACCCTCCACGGCCGCGAGGTCTGA
- a CDS encoding carotenoid biosynthesis protein has protein sequence MATTTSGQAGPRPTRDGGRRSVLRTTAVVLAVAAVLVQVAHPLLSGTALHLATSAAVVLFCAAVLADAARRFGPATAGLVLLVAGGLGLLAEAVGTRTGFPFGEYAYSGSLQPEVIGVPLVVPLAWTMMAYPMLLAGRTLAPPGSWVAVPVAAVGLASWDLFLDPMMVAEGHWVWGDPTPGLPGIPGIPLTNYAGWLLVALVISAALHRVVPDPRRRRTRRVTGGQDLVLPAPRGTERARGSAELFVPALLLGWTWLGSTVDALVFSGRPWVALWGVVVMGAVVGPVLAHWWWASRAAPRPWRPGSRA, from the coding sequence GTGGCGACGACGACCTCCGGACAGGCCGGCCCCCGCCCGACGCGCGACGGCGGACGCCGCTCGGTCCTGCGGACGACGGCGGTGGTGCTCGCCGTGGCGGCGGTCCTCGTGCAGGTCGCGCACCCCCTGCTCTCCGGCACGGCGCTGCACCTCGCGACGAGCGCGGCCGTCGTCCTCTTCTGCGCCGCCGTGCTCGCCGACGCGGCCCGCCGCTTCGGGCCGGCGACGGCGGGCCTCGTGCTCCTCGTGGCCGGCGGCCTGGGGCTGCTCGCCGAGGCCGTCGGGACCCGCACCGGGTTCCCCTTCGGCGAGTACGCCTACTCGGGCTCGCTGCAGCCCGAGGTCATCGGCGTGCCGCTCGTGGTGCCCCTCGCCTGGACGATGATGGCGTACCCGATGCTGCTGGCCGGCCGGACGCTGGCGCCCCCCGGCAGCTGGGTCGCCGTGCCCGTCGCCGCCGTCGGGCTGGCCTCGTGGGACCTGTTCCTCGACCCGATGATGGTCGCCGAGGGCCACTGGGTCTGGGGCGACCCGACGCCGGGGCTGCCCGGGATCCCCGGCATCCCGCTGACGAACTACGCCGGCTGGCTGCTCGTCGCCCTCGTCATCAGCGCTGCGCTGCACCGGGTCGTGCCCGACCCGCGGCGGCGGCGGACCCGCCGGGTCACGGGCGGCCAGGACCTCGTGCTGCCCGCCCCCCGCGGCACCGAGCGGGCCCGCGGCTCGGCCGAGCTCTTCGTCCCCGCGCTCCTGCTGGGCTGGACGTGGCTCGGCTCGACGGTCGACGCGCTCGTCTTCTCCGGGCGGCCGTGGGTGGCGCTGTGGGGCGTCGTCGTCATGGGCGCCGTCGTCGGGCCGGTGCTCGCGCACTGGTGGTGGGCGTCGCGCGCGGCGCCGCGGCCGTGGCGCCCCGGCTCCCGCGCCTGA
- a CDS encoding glycosyltransferase, with amino-acid sequence MGVARGAAAVAPRLPRLTPAGLGRAAAAATAALHVGTLVGTVANAALLRRPPAVPPPVRGRLSVLLPVRDEAAHVTACLAAVLASTDVPDLEVLVLDDGSTDGTGDLARAVAAGDPRVQVLDGTPPPPGWLGKPWACARLAEVADGEVLAFVDADVRLAPHALAASAALLRDAGLDLVSPYPRQEAVTTAERLVQPLLQWSWLATLPLRLAERSPRPSLSAANGQLLVVDAARYRAVGGHGAVRAAVLDDVALVRAVKAAGGRGGVADGTDLATCRMYDGWPALRDGYTKSLWSTGGSTAGALALAAGLALLGVGPVVAAAAGSRAGVVGLLAGVASRVVAGRRTGARVWPDAAAHPVSLVVLAGLVVRSVRGARRGTLTWKGRSAVAPP; translated from the coding sequence GTGGGCGTCGCGCGCGGCGCCGCGGCCGTGGCGCCCCGGCTCCCGCGCCTGACGCCGGCGGGGCTGGGCCGGGCGGCCGCCGCCGCGACCGCCGCCCTGCACGTCGGCACGCTCGTCGGCACCGTGGCCAACGCCGCGCTGCTGCGCCGCCCGCCCGCCGTCCCGCCGCCCGTCCGCGGCCGGCTGAGCGTCCTGCTGCCGGTCCGCGACGAGGCGGCGCACGTGACCGCCTGCCTCGCCGCCGTCCTCGCCAGCACCGACGTCCCGGACCTCGAGGTGCTGGTCCTCGACGACGGGAGCACCGACGGCACGGGCGACCTCGCGCGGGCCGTCGCCGCCGGCGACCCGCGCGTCCAGGTGCTCGACGGCACGCCGCCGCCGCCCGGCTGGCTCGGGAAGCCGTGGGCGTGCGCCCGGCTCGCCGAGGTCGCGGACGGCGAGGTGCTCGCCTTCGTCGACGCCGACGTCCGCCTGGCCCCGCACGCCCTCGCCGCCTCGGCGGCCCTGCTGCGCGACGCCGGGCTCGACCTCGTCTCGCCCTACCCCCGGCAGGAGGCGGTGACGACGGCCGAGCGGCTGGTCCAGCCGCTGCTGCAGTGGTCGTGGCTCGCGACGCTGCCGCTGCGGCTCGCCGAGCGCTCCCCTCGTCCCTCGCTGTCGGCCGCCAACGGGCAGCTGCTCGTCGTCGACGCCGCCCGCTACCGGGCCGTCGGCGGCCACGGCGCCGTCCGGGCGGCCGTCCTCGACGACGTCGCGCTCGTGCGGGCCGTCAAGGCCGCCGGGGGCCGGGGCGGCGTCGCGGACGGGACCGACCTCGCCACCTGCCGGATGTACGACGGCTGGCCCGCCCTGCGGGACGGCTACACGAAGTCGCTGTGGAGCACCGGCGGCTCGACCGCCGGCGCGCTGGCGCTGGCGGCCGGCCTCGCGCTCCTCGGCGTCGGGCCGGTCGTGGCCGCGGCCGCGGGCTCCCGCGCCGGCGTCGTCGGGCTGCTGGCCGGCGTCGCCTCGCGCGTCGTCGCCGGCCGCCGGACGGGCGCGCGGGTGTGGCCGGACGCCGCCGCGCACCCCGTCTCGCTCGTCGTCCTCGCGGGGCTCGTCGTGCGCTCGGTCCGGGGCGCCCGTCGCGGGACGCTGACGTGGAAGGGCCGCTCGGCCGTCGCCCCGCCCTGA
- a CDS encoding phytoene desaturase family protein — MARAVVVGAGPAGLAVAMRLARQRHEVTVLEAADEVGGKLGWVEHEGWGFDTGPSLLTLPAVYRDLFLKTGRRLEDCVELQALDVACRYRFADGTRLDMPTASRGAVREAVDTALGEGTGAAWLALLERGSRIWDLSRGPFLTSPLDGVRTLLPLARRREDLRTVAPLTSLRRLGEQLLPHPHLRTLLDRYATYSGSDPRRAPAALASTVFVEHAFGSWYVRGGLRRLALAMAQRVEDLGGTVRCGTRVEEVLVEGGRTTGVRTAGGERLDAEVVVMAGDAAALYGAGTPDGAALLPDGPVRRRGAARLRRAEPSASGFVLLLALRGRTPDLQHHTVLFPDDYDAEFDALSGTGRHRGRPVPVGDPTVYVSAPDDPATRPHDDAEAWFVLVNAPRHRPGAPSEGVDWDAVGPDGVPLATSYGDHVLDVMARRGLDVRDRVVWRGTRTPADLERLTGSVGGSIYGSSSNGARAAFLRPPNRTGVEGLYCVGGSSHPGGGLPLVGLSAELVAGMVGRAERPRAAAPSA; from the coding sequence ATGGCGCGCGCGGTGGTCGTGGGCGCCGGCCCCGCCGGGCTCGCGGTGGCCATGCGCCTGGCGCGGCAGCGGCACGAGGTGACGGTGCTGGAGGCGGCCGACGAGGTCGGCGGCAAGCTGGGCTGGGTCGAGCACGAGGGCTGGGGCTTCGACACCGGGCCGAGCCTGCTGACGCTCCCCGCCGTGTACCGCGACCTCTTCCTCAAGACGGGGCGCCGGCTCGAGGACTGCGTCGAGCTGCAGGCGCTCGACGTCGCCTGCCGCTACCGCTTCGCCGACGGCACGCGGCTGGACATGCCGACCGCCTCCCGGGGCGCCGTCCGCGAGGCCGTCGACACGGCGCTCGGCGAGGGCACCGGCGCCGCGTGGCTGGCGCTGCTGGAGAGGGGCTCCCGCATCTGGGACCTGTCCCGCGGCCCCTTCCTCACCTCGCCCCTCGACGGCGTCCGCACCCTGCTGCCGCTGGCGCGGCGCCGCGAGGACCTGCGCACCGTCGCCCCGCTGACGTCGCTGCGCCGCCTCGGCGAGCAGCTGCTCCCCCACCCGCACCTGCGGACGCTGCTCGACCGCTACGCCACCTACTCCGGCTCCGACCCCCGCCGCGCCCCGGCGGCGCTGGCCTCCACGGTCTTCGTCGAGCACGCCTTCGGGTCCTGGTACGTCCGGGGCGGCCTGCGGCGGCTGGCGCTGGCGATGGCGCAGCGGGTCGAGGACCTCGGCGGCACCGTGCGGTGCGGCACCCGCGTCGAGGAGGTGCTCGTCGAGGGCGGGCGCACGACGGGCGTGCGCACCGCCGGCGGCGAGCGGCTGGACGCCGAGGTCGTCGTCATGGCCGGCGACGCGGCCGCCCTCTACGGCGCCGGCACCCCCGACGGGGCGGCGCTCCTGCCCGACGGCCCGGTCCGCCGTCGCGGCGCGGCGCGGCTGCGCCGGGCCGAGCCCTCGGCCAGCGGCTTCGTGCTGCTCCTCGCGCTCCGGGGCCGGACCCCGGACCTCCAGCACCACACCGTGCTCTTCCCGGACGACTACGACGCCGAGTTCGACGCCCTGTCGGGCACCGGCCGGCACCGCGGCCGGCCGGTCCCCGTCGGGGACCCGACCGTCTACGTCAGCGCGCCCGACGACCCCGCCACCCGCCCCCACGACGACGCCGAGGCCTGGTTCGTCCTCGTCAACGCCCCGCGGCACCGCCCGGGCGCGCCGTCCGAGGGCGTCGACTGGGACGCCGTCGGGCCGGACGGCGTCCCGCTGGCGACGTCGTACGGCGACCACGTGCTCGACGTCATGGCCCGGCGCGGCCTCGACGTCCGCGACCGCGTCGTCTGGCGCGGCACCCGGACGCCGGCCGACCTCGAGCGCCTCACGGGCAGCGTGGGCGGCTCCATCTACGGCAGCTCGAGCAACGGCGCGCGCGCCGCCTTCCTGCGCCCGCCCAACCGGACCGGCGTCGAGGGCCTCTACTGCGTGGGCGGCTCGTCCCACCCCGGCGGCGGGCTCCCGCTCGTCGGGCTGTCGGCGGAGCTCGTCGCGGGGATGGTCGGCCGGGCCGAGCGCCCCCGCGCCGCCGCCCCCTCCGCCTGA
- a CDS encoding DEAD/DEAH box helicase has protein sequence MPEPRTPCTPSTSTGPGPARGGRPGGARRGGGPRRPAAPAGGRGGAPSPRPAAPADDLAGVVLVSEEEVVDATFADLGVPQALAAPLVEKGFARPFPIQAATLPHTLAGRDVLGRGRTGSGKTLAFALPLAARLAATAPEGGRRGRGRPRGLVLAPTRELATQITATLEPLATAVGLKVTTIFGGVPQGRQVTALDAGVDVVVACPGRLEDLIGQGHLRLDDVQVTVLDEADHMADLGFLPGVKRLLDRTPAGGQRLLFSATLDNGVDVLVRRYLADPLTVAIDPATSPVVEMTHHWLAVRDAATKADVVRTLASGQGRRMMFLRTKHQAKKLAKQLTAEGVPAVDLQGNLSQNKRQENLAAFSSGAVKVLVATDIAARGIHVDDVELVVHVDPPTEHKAYLHRSGRTARAGSGGDVVTLVLPEQNGDVRTLVRLAGISPAKHDVDAASAVVTDLRGPEAAHVEPAPPAPPQAPARAAGTGGGRRRGRGGAGGGGGAAAPQGGGQGRSGGARRGGSGGGGGRSGAAAPSSWTSSSSGWGGGSGSSGGSSAARPPAQRRSVVDVSRAGGGGGRRGGR, from the coding sequence GTGCCCGAGCCCCGTACCCCCTGCACCCCCTCCACCAGCACCGGTCCCGGCCCCGCCCGTGGCGGCCGCCCCGGCGGCGCCCGTCGCGGCGGCGGCCCCCGCCGTCCCGCCGCCCCCGCGGGCGGCCGCGGCGGCGCCCCGTCGCCCCGCCCGGCGGCCCCCGCCGACGACCTCGCCGGCGTCGTCCTCGTCTCCGAGGAGGAGGTCGTCGACGCGACCTTCGCCGACCTCGGTGTGCCGCAGGCGCTCGCCGCCCCGCTCGTCGAGAAGGGCTTCGCCCGGCCGTTCCCCATCCAGGCCGCGACGCTCCCGCACACGCTCGCCGGCCGCGACGTCCTCGGCCGCGGCCGCACGGGCTCCGGCAAGACCCTCGCCTTCGCGCTGCCGCTGGCCGCGCGCCTCGCGGCCACGGCGCCCGAGGGCGGCCGTCGCGGCCGGGGCCGTCCCCGCGGCCTCGTCCTCGCGCCGACCCGCGAGCTGGCCACGCAGATCACGGCCACCCTCGAGCCGCTCGCCACCGCGGTGGGCCTCAAGGTCACGACGATCTTCGGCGGCGTCCCGCAGGGCCGTCAGGTCACCGCGCTCGACGCGGGCGTCGACGTCGTCGTCGCCTGCCCCGGCCGGCTCGAGGACCTCATCGGCCAGGGCCACCTGCGCCTCGACGACGTCCAGGTCACCGTCCTCGACGAGGCCGACCACATGGCCGACCTCGGCTTCCTGCCGGGCGTCAAGCGCCTGCTCGACCGCACGCCGGCCGGGGGCCAGCGGCTCCTGTTCTCGGCGACGCTGGACAACGGCGTCGACGTCCTCGTGCGCCGCTACCTCGCCGACCCGCTGACCGTGGCCATCGACCCGGCCACGTCGCCCGTCGTCGAGATGACCCACCACTGGCTCGCCGTGCGCGACGCCGCCACGAAGGCGGACGTGGTCCGCACCCTCGCCTCCGGGCAGGGGCGCCGGATGATGTTCCTGCGCACCAAGCACCAGGCCAAGAAGCTCGCCAAGCAGCTCACGGCCGAGGGCGTCCCCGCCGTCGACCTCCAGGGCAACCTGTCGCAGAACAAGCGCCAGGAGAACCTCGCGGCCTTCTCCTCCGGCGCGGTCAAGGTGCTCGTGGCCACGGACATCGCGGCGCGCGGCATCCACGTCGACGACGTCGAGCTCGTCGTCCACGTCGACCCGCCCACCGAGCACAAGGCGTACCTGCACCGCTCCGGCCGCACGGCCCGCGCGGGCTCCGGCGGCGACGTCGTCACGCTCGTCCTGCCGGAGCAGAACGGCGACGTCCGCACCCTCGTCCGCCTGGCCGGCATCTCGCCCGCCAAGCACGACGTCGACGCGGCCTCCGCCGTCGTCACCGACCTGCGCGGCCCCGAGGCCGCGCACGTCGAGCCGGCCCCGCCCGCCCCGCCGCAGGCCCCGGCGCGCGCCGCCGGCACCGGCGGCGGCCGTCGTCGCGGCCGCGGCGGCGCCGGCGGCGGTGGTGGCGCGGCGGCCCCGCAGGGCGGCGGCCAGGGCCGCTCCGGCGGTGCCCGTCGCGGTGGCTCCGGCGGCGGCGGCGGGCGCTCCGGCGCCGCGGCGCCGTCGTCGTGGACGAGCTCCTCCAGCGGCTGGGGCGGCGGCTCCGGCTCCTCCGGCGGCTCCTCGGCGGCCCGCCCGCCGGCCCAGCGCCGCTCGGTCGTCGACGTCTCCCGCGCCGGTGGCGGTGGCGGCCGCCGCGGCGGCCGCTGA
- a CDS encoding acyltransferase, which yields MSHLVDRVPESPPERTGTRWMDSTRVLAIVAVVLIHLLAPVVEGRGVPVGSPGWWVANVLESLTRWCVPVFVMISGALALDPARTTRPRDYFRRRLTRIGVPLVVWTAFYLLFRAVVLGADLGPADAVADVASGAPFLQLYFLYVLAGLVLATPFLKVVTRHATWRMQLGLAAVLLALGALDQVLAYLGGVGEPNAATRFLPFAGYYVLGWCLRDVVVRGRWLALARTGFVASVVVTGAAAALDGFGGLGRYAYDFLSPTVVVMSACAYLLLHRGLDVLPDRLERGLARWAPYAFGVFLVHGALVYGLRHVTGPPTTTAEVVGTVLLLLPAHLVAATAVTWLLLRVPYLRAVLGEPVRRPARRPAPAG from the coding sequence GTGAGCCACCTCGTCGACCGCGTGCCCGAGAGCCCGCCGGAGCGCACGGGGACCCGCTGGATGGACTCGACCCGCGTCCTCGCGATCGTGGCCGTCGTCCTCATCCACCTGCTGGCGCCGGTCGTCGAGGGCCGCGGCGTCCCCGTCGGCAGCCCGGGCTGGTGGGTCGCCAACGTCCTCGAGTCCCTGACGCGCTGGTGCGTGCCGGTCTTCGTCATGATCTCCGGCGCGCTCGCGCTGGACCCGGCGCGCACCACGCGGCCGCGCGACTACTTCCGGCGCCGGCTCACCCGGATCGGCGTGCCGCTCGTCGTCTGGACGGCCTTCTACCTCCTCTTCCGCGCGGTCGTCCTCGGCGCGGACCTGGGGCCGGCCGACGCCGTCGCCGACGTCGCCAGCGGCGCCCCCTTCCTGCAGCTCTACTTCCTCTACGTCCTCGCCGGCCTCGTGCTGGCCACGCCCTTCCTCAAGGTCGTGACACGGCACGCCACGTGGCGCATGCAGCTGGGGCTGGCCGCGGTCCTGCTTGCCCTCGGGGCGCTGGACCAGGTGCTCGCCTACCTCGGCGGGGTCGGCGAGCCCAACGCCGCCACCCGCTTCCTGCCCTTCGCCGGCTACTACGTGCTCGGCTGGTGCCTGCGCGACGTCGTCGTCCGCGGCCGGTGGCTGGCGCTCGCGCGCACCGGCTTCGTCGCTTCCGTCGTCGTCACCGGGGCCGCCGCCGCGCTCGACGGCTTCGGCGGCCTCGGGCGCTACGCGTACGACTTCCTCTCGCCCACGGTCGTCGTCATGTCGGCGTGCGCCTACCTGCTCCTGCACCGCGGCCTCGACGTGCTGCCGGACCGGCTCGAGCGCGGGCTGGCGCGCTGGGCGCCGTACGCCTTCGGCGTCTTCCTCGTGCACGGCGCCCTCGTCTACGGGCTCCGGCACGTCACCGGCCCGCCGACGACGACGGCCGAGGTGGTCGGCACGGTGCTGCTCCTGCTGCCGGCGCACCTCGTCGCCGCCACCGCGGTGACGTGGCTGCTGCTCCGGGTGCCCTACCTGCGGGCCGTGCTCGGCGAGCCCGTCCGCCGGCCGGCGCGGCGGCCGGCGCCCGCGGGCTGA
- a CDS encoding CDP-alcohol phosphatidyltransferase family protein, whose product MPSRVPGAPGPARPGLPDRAEHLRRWAALHDAPPPRGVVRVWLGVVHALARPLAAAGVTPGALTAVGLLLPLAALPAAAAGGRWALVVPLVVVVSGVVDSLDGGVAVLRGRTTAGGAVADAVADRVADALALVALWLLGAPGPVVVAAGAGAALAEYARARTAAAGVRDVGVVTVGERPSRVLVVAAAGLVAGLRPDDALLWAAVGAWALLALAAVSLVQLLPVLARLLRALDADRPREVL is encoded by the coding sequence GTGCCGTCCCGCGTCCCCGGGGCCCCGGGCCCGGCCCGTCCGGGGCTGCCCGACCGGGCCGAGCACCTGCGCCGGTGGGCCGCGCTCCACGACGCGCCCCCGCCGCGGGGCGTCGTGCGGGTGTGGCTCGGGGTGGTCCACGCGCTGGCCCGGCCGCTCGCGGCGGCGGGCGTGACGCCGGGCGCCCTCACCGCCGTCGGTCTCCTCCTGCCGCTCGCCGCCCTGCCCGCCGCGGCCGCCGGCGGTCGGTGGGCCCTCGTCGTGCCGCTCGTCGTCGTCGTGTCCGGGGTCGTCGACAGCCTCGACGGCGGCGTCGCCGTCCTCCGAGGCCGCACGACCGCGGGCGGGGCGGTGGCGGACGCGGTCGCCGACCGGGTCGCGGACGCGCTCGCCCTCGTGGCCCTGTGGCTGCTCGGCGCGCCCGGGCCCGTCGTCGTCGCCGCCGGCGCGGGGGCCGCGCTCGCCGAGTACGCGCGGGCGCGGACGGCCGCGGCGGGCGTCCGGGACGTCGGCGTCGTCACGGTGGGGGAACGGCCCTCGCGCGTCCTCGTCGTCGCCGCCGCGGGGCTCGTCGCCGGGCTGCGGCCGGACGACGCGCTGCTGTGGGCCGCCGTGGGCGCGTGGGCGCTGCTGGCCCTCGCCGCCGTCTCCCTCGTCCAGCTGCTCCCCGTGCTCGCGCGGCTGCTGCGGGCGCTCGACGCCGACCGTCCCCGGGAGGTCCTGTGA
- a CDS encoding methylenetetrahydrofolate reductase, translated as MEGGPALRDVLADLRAAGRPSLSFEISPPRDEDAARLLWDSLRRVEALEPAFVSVTYGAGGSTRDRTVRVAGEVAATTTVPPVAHLTCVSASRAEVRQVVGELVDAGVRSVLALRGDPPGGPGSPWQQHPDGLGTALELVEMLRGMGDLTVGVAAFPNGHPESADADADARVLALKARAGASFAVTQLFFEAARWTELVDRAAGHGCDMPVLPGLMSITSLRQVERFERLSGAPVPAALVARLEDAHRTGGDEAVRRAGVEHTVGLGGELLAAGAPGLHLYTLNRSRAALEVADALGLGAAVPAAS; from the coding sequence ATGGAGGGAGGCCCGGCGCTGCGGGACGTGCTCGCGGACCTGCGGGCCGCGGGGCGGCCGTCGCTGTCCTTCGAGATCTCCCCGCCCCGCGACGAGGACGCCGCGCGGCTGCTCTGGGACTCGCTGCGGCGGGTGGAGGCGCTCGAGCCCGCCTTCGTGTCGGTGACCTACGGGGCCGGCGGCTCCACCCGCGACCGCACCGTCCGGGTCGCGGGCGAGGTGGCCGCCACGACGACGGTCCCGCCGGTCGCCCACCTCACCTGCGTGTCCGCCTCCCGCGCCGAGGTCCGCCAGGTCGTCGGCGAGCTCGTCGACGCGGGTGTCCGGTCGGTGCTGGCCCTGCGCGGCGACCCGCCCGGCGGACCGGGCTCGCCGTGGCAGCAGCACCCCGACGGGCTCGGCACCGCCCTCGAGCTCGTCGAGATGCTCCGGGGGATGGGGGACCTCACGGTCGGCGTCGCCGCCTTCCCGAACGGCCACCCCGAGTCGGCCGACGCCGACGCCGACGCCCGCGTGCTCGCCCTCAAGGCGCGGGCCGGCGCCTCGTTCGCCGTGACGCAGCTCTTCTTCGAGGCGGCCCGGTGGACCGAGCTCGTGGACCGGGCCGCCGGCCACGGCTGCGACATGCCCGTCCTCCCGGGGCTCATGAGCATCACCTCGCTGCGGCAGGTGGAGCGCTTCGAGCGGCTGTCCGGCGCCCCCGTTCCCGCGGCGCTCGTGGCCCGCCTCGAGGACGCGCACCGCACCGGCGGCGACGAGGCCGTGCGGCGCGCCGGCGTCGAGCACACCGTGGGGCTGGGGGGCGAGCTGCTCGCGGCCGGCGCCCCGGGGCTGCACCTCTACACGCTCAACCGGTCGCGGGCGGCGCTCGAGGTCGCCGACGCCCTCGGGCTCGGCGCGGCCGTCCCCGCGGCGTCCTGA